Genomic DNA from Paenibacillus donghaensis:
ATATCTGACCGATAAGAATTCGATCAGCAGTATTCAAGGGGTATACAGTCATCCCCGGGCCGGCAACAATGGCGAAACCGGCAATGGCCCGTTTGTGCCGCCGCCTGCCGAACGCTACAGCATTGATGATTTTGAGCAATACGGGGGCTCCAACAGCAGTCTGCGTTCCAAGTGGCAGCGCAATACCTCGGGCAATGCCGCTTCAGTTACGCTGGACGTATATGAGAAGAACAGCGGCAGCTACGGGCTGAAGCTGGATTATACGATTGGCAATCCCGGATATGCCGGGCTGTACCGCAGCCTGGGCAAGGAGTGGCCGGGGATGGAGGCGATAGAGTTCTGGCTGAAGCCGGACGGCTCCAACCGGCAGCTTGCTGTTCAGTTTCATGAGACAAACGGCGAGGTGTGGGAAGCGGGGCTCCGCCTCCAGGGTACAGCTCCCGTGCTGGTGCGCCTTCCGTTTACGTCCTTTCAGCGTCCAGGCTGGTCCACCGGAGGCAACGGGCTGATTGATCTGGGATCGATCAGGGAATTTGCCTTCTATGTCGCCCAGGGCAACGGCGCGGTGGGCAGCGGGACACTCTATATCGACGATGTGAGTGCAGTTAAGCTGCCTGTGCCTGATGAGGAATAACAGGGCTGCATACAAACCTAATCTGTGGTGCAGCCCGGGCGGAAGTATTCGGCAGTGCCCAGTGGCTTGGGCCTAATGCGGCCAGCAATTTCGGAAGCCAATGAACTATCATGCAGGTAGTGGACCCGTACAGATTAGTTGCGTTATCTGCAACTGGATGGACGGGTTTTCACTATTATTGCAGAGGTGTAGAAGCCAAATATGTTTCGTTGCCAGACCACACTTTTCGTTGGTTGCGGTACTGGAACGCACTGCTCGATTTCACTAAAATTAAGCTAAGAACAACAACAGAAAGGATGACACACTTGGAAATCGAGCGCAGGCTCTTGCGCGGCAGAGGCGGCGGGCAGGCCGTCTGGTGGCGGCGGTGGGCCGGACAATGGGACATTCAGCTGATGGTTCTGCCGGCGCTGGTGTTTATCTTTATCTTCAGCTACCTGCCCATGTACGGTGTTCTAATGGCTTTTCAGGATTATCAGCTCTTTGGCGGCTTCTTCAACAGTCCATGGGTTGGGACCAAACATTTCGCGGCTTTCTTCAGCTCCCCCGATTTCTGGACAGTGATGCGCAACACCATTGTCATCAGCTTGCTGAAGCTGGGCATCGGATTTCCGGCTCCCATTCTGCTCGCCCTGATGCTGAACGAAATCCGTGCGCTGCTGTTCAAAAGAATCATTCAGACCGTCAGCTATCTGCCGCATTTTCTGTCCTGGGTCATCGTCGGCGGGGTCGTCGGCTCGATGCTTTCGACTGATAATGGAAGCGTTAACATGCTGCTGCTGAAGCTGAATCTGATCCATGAGCCGGTCAGCTTCCTGTCTGTGCCGGAGTATTTCTGGGGCATTCTTGTCGGAACGGGAATCTGGAAGGAAATGGGGTTTGCCGCGATCGTATACCTGGCAGCGATTGCAGGGATCGATCCCCATCTCTACGAAGCCGCAGCCATAGACGGAGCCGGGCGCTTCAAACAGATTCAACTGATTACCTTACCCTGCATCCGGCCGGTTATTATTATCTTCATGATTCTGGCCGTGGGCAACATCCTGAATGCCGGGTTTGAGGATATTCTGATTCTGGCTACCAACCCTGTGCTGCGTGATGTGTCGGATGTTATTGATACGTATGTGTACCGGATGGGGTTTCTGAACAACCGCTACTCCTATGCGGCTGCAGCCGGATTGTTCAAGGCCATTGTCAGTGTCGGGCTGCTGGCGGCCGCTAACCGGGCAGCGAGAAAGATGGGCTCCAGCTTATGGTAATCCAATATCGAACAGGAGAGGGGGAGAAGAGATGATGAAGCTTTCGGCGGGTGACAAGGTTCTCCAGGTGTTCATCTACATTCTGATGCTGCTGCTGGGCTTCGTCACCCTCTACCCCTTCTGGAACTCATTGGTCATCTCGCTTAACTCGGGGGCGGATACCGCCCTTGGCGGCATTACCTTCTGGCCCCGCAGTCCGACACTGGATAACTATGAGGTGGTCTTCCGCGACAGCCGCATCGGGCAGGCTTTCCTGATCTCCGCCCTGCGGACGGTATCCGGCACACTGCTGTCCGTGCTGTTCACAGCCGTTCTGGCCTACGGCCTCTCCAGGCATGAGCTGATGGGCCGCAAATATTATATGGTGTTCTGTGTGGTGACGATGTATTTCAGCGGCGGGCTGATTCCAACCTTCCTGCTGCTGCGCGAGTTCGGGATGATGGATACCTTCTGGGTACTGATTATTCCCGGCATGATCAGCGTGTACAATATGATTATTTTCCGGACGTTTTTTCTCGGGCTGCCCGCCGGGCTGGCCGAATCGGCGAGGATTGACGGCTGCAATCATATCGGCGTGCTGATCCGGATTATTCTGCCCATCTCCGGGCCGGTGGTAGCTACATTGTCGCTGTTTACCGCCGTTTATCACTGGAATGAGTGGTTCTCGGCCAGCATCTATATTAATAATCCGAATTTGATCCCGATCCAGACGCTGCTGAAGCAGATCCTCAATTCCAACATTGTCACGGATCAGCTGCTTCAGGCGATAGGCACCAACGCGGCTGCCCAGGACCGCCTGTCATTGGTTCAGACTGTAACGAGCAAATCCCTGATTATGGCTACAACGATGGTTGCCACGCTGCCCATAGTGCTGGTATATCCATTTTTGCAGAAATATTTTGTCAAAGGTGTACTGATCGGCTCCATTAAGGAATAATCAGATTGACAGTAGAGAGGGGTTCTTCATTTGAAAAGAAAACGCTCAACACGCTTATTGCCGCTGGTTGTCCTGCTCTGCACCGCACTGCTCGCGGGCTGCGGCGGCAACAATGCCGCTGCTCCGAGCACCCCGGAGCCAACCCAGGCACCGGCTGCCACGGAAGCGGCGACGACGGCTGCGCCGGAGGAGAATGCAACAGCTGCAAGCAAGGTCAAACCTGTTACATTCAGCTATTACAGCAATTATGACTGGGATACCACAGAGCCTTGGGGTGAGGACTCCACCACCAAGTGGATCTCGGATAACCTGAAGGTGAATATGACCGCCATCCAGTCAAGCGGTGCAGCAGAGACGAAGCTCAGCACAATGATTGCTTCAGGCAGCCTGCCGGATGTGATGATGATGGACCGGGGGGCCAACGTAGAGCGGCTGCGCCAGAACGGTCTGCTCGTAGCTTTTGATGAATACCTGGATAAATACCCGAATCTGAAGAACAACGCCGGTGAAGCCACGCTTGGCATGCTCCGCTCCGAGGACGGCAAGCTGTATCAATTCCCGAACTGGTATACCTCCAGCCCGAACGGCAATGGCGGCTGGATCATCAACAAGAAGATTTACAAGGAGCTGGGTTCGCCCAAGCTGGAGACCTTTGACGATTTATATGCCTATCTGCTGCAGGTGAAGGAGAAATATCCCGATGTCGTGCCGCTTGAGATCGGCGCCAAAGCCAGAGGGCTGGAAACCATGTATGGGGGCTGGGCCGAGAACAAACCTTATCTGCCCAAAGCCAATCCGTCGGGCAATGCGCTGACCTCAATTTTTACAGATGAAGTCTATATCCAGAACATACAATATGCCAGCAAGCTGTTCCGCGAGAAGCTGATCACCCAGGATGTGTTCACTCAGACCGCCGACCAGCTCTCAGAGAAGCTGAACACAGGCCGGGTAGCGGTATTCGTGGATGGCGACGTAGCCAATCCGGGAGCCAAGGCCAATGCCATGCTGCAGGCCACCGACCCGGAGGCAGGTTTTGATATCATTCCACCGATTCATAAAGCCGGCCTTGATCCGGCCAAAATTACACCGAACAACTACAACTCGCTGGGCTGGAATGTGCTGGTCATTACCAAAAGCGCCAAGGACCCGGAAGCCATCTTCTCTTATCTGGACTGGGTGACTAGCGATGAAGGACAGCGTATCCTCAATTTCGGCCGTCAGGGACTCTTCTGGGATGAAGTGGATGCGGATGGCGTTCCAATTCCGAATGATGCTGCACTGAATACGGCGCAGGCCGAGAAGAGCAAGGAGAAGATTGGGCGCTTCAACTGGGTAGGCAACACCACCTTCATCGACCAGACGAAAGCGAAGATGGATGCCCTGCTGCCGATTGAGAAGCAGAACTGGACGACGCTGGCGCAAACTAAGGTGACCTGGAAGACCTCCAGGAACTTCACGGAATTCGTCAATCTCGATCCGCTGCCCGATTCGGAGGAAGGTACCATTGCCACAACTGTAAATGATATTTTCCTGGAAGTGAACGCGAAGGCGCTGTACGCCAAGAACGAAGAGGAAGTCAGCAAGCTGCTCACCAAGGCCGATGAGGATGCCAAACGTGCAGGATATGAGAAGCTGCTGACCTTCCAGACCGAAAGATGGAAGAACAACCTCAGTAAGCTGAAATAATGTTAGAGCCAGCCGAAAACGTGGGGTATACTGAAGCCAAGTGTACCCTTTTTTTAAAAATACCACGACATCAAGTATCCTTCTATTTCTCGCAGAAACGGAAGCCTGAAAGCGATACGTAGTATCTCTGCTTCGGAAGCATATGCCCTACAGAGACGGAGAAACCGTTTCTTCTTGCCTTTACTAGCCAGATGACTACGGGGGGTGGAGTTCATGTACAAGGTGCTGCTGGTAGACGACGAATTGCTGGATCTTGAAGGGCTGGAGCGCTTTATGGACTGGGAAGGCCTGGGCATGGAGGTATGTGCTGCGGCCAGCAGCGGGTTCGAGGCGCTGGAGGTGCTGAACACACAACCCGTGGATATTATCGTTACGGATATCAAGATGCCAATTATGTCGGGCATGGAGCTGGCGCGCAGGGCTTATGAGCTGCGGCGTCAGCTTAAGATTGTTTTTGTGAGCGGATACGAGGATTTCCAATATGCCAAGCAGGCGATTTCGATGAGCGCGTCAGGGTACGTGCTGAAGCCTGTGGATGACAAGGATATGCACAAGACGCTGTTGGAGGTGAAGGAAGCGCTGGACCGTGAGCGGCAGCATTCCCATCTGGAGCAGTATTTCTCGGACTCCGAGCCGCTGTTGCGGCGCGAATTGTTCCATCAGCTGCTGGACGGGATGCCGGATGAAGAACGCGTATTGTCCCTGCTGCAGCGGATCGGCATGCCGTGGCGCTCCGGCCGCTGGTATGTGGCGCTGCTGGAGCCGGATGATCTAACCTGGAAGCTGCATGGCTACGGAGAAGGTGAGCGGGCGGCGATTGAGAAAAGACTGGACTCGGCGATTGGCCAATTCTGCGCCGAGGAGCGCATTCAGGCCTGCAAGCTGGACCGCCAGCATACGGCCCTTATTCTGGAGGAGGAGTACGACAGTGCCAGGCTGCGGGGTCTGATCCGCCAGGCGGGGAACGGAATTCCGCTCACCGTTACCATTGGCGTAGGTCCTGCCGTGGACAGTCTGGGCGGGCTGCATCTTTCTTTTGAGGGAGCCAGGGAGGCGCTGGGCCTGAAGCTGTTTCTGGGCAAAAGCAGGCTGATTGCCCACACCGCAGCCAAAGGGCCGATTACGGAGCAGGCCAAGGACCTCGACAGCATCCTGCAATCCCTGTTTCTGGCCATGTCCACATACCGGCTGGTGGCGGTGGATGACTGCAATGAGGAGCTGTTTGTGCTGGTGGGAAATCTGGAGACGAAGCTGGAGATCTATCAGCTGTTCCTGCACATTGTATCCAAGCTGGACAGCTATCTGCATACACTGAATGAGGATTTCTACATGCTGCTTGGATTGGACCGCAAGCATCTGAACATCCTGTATCATTTCGAAACGATCGAGGATATGAAATCCTGGCTGCGGCGGCGGATGTTCGAGCTGTCCGAGCTGCTGCAGCACAAGCGGCAGGGCAAGAAGCGCAAGCTGGTCGAGGAGATCGAGCAGTATATCAGCCGGAATCTGGAGCACAACGTCATGCTGCGGGATGCGGCCAATCATTTCTCTTTCTCGCCGAATCATCTGGGTCAGATTTTCTATGAAGAGACCGGGATCTATTTCTCCGACTATGTGAGCCTGAAGCGGCTGGAACGGGCCAAGGCCTTGCTGAGAGATCCGAAGCTGAAGGTCTATGAGGCTGCCCATCTGGCAGGCTACAAGAATCTTTCCCATTTCAGCAAGCAATTCAAGGAGAATTATGGGGTGAGCCCGGGCGATTATCGGAGGCATTTGTAACATGAGGCGGCTTGGGAATGTCCCGTTTGGCTACAAGCTGATTATTCCTTATGTGGTGTGCTTGCTGCTGGCTGTGCTGAGTGTAGGAATGTTCGCGTATACTCATTCCGTGAATTCGCTTAAGGAAAAGACACGCGAGAACATTCAGGGAACCCTGCGGCAGATGCGCGACAATATCCGTTACCGCACCGACGATATTGAACGCATCTCCAGCATGCTCTATTACAATTATGGTCTGCAGAACGCGCTGCGCCGTTATGAGCAAGGCTGGTACAGCTACGATACGATGACCCGCACACTGATGCCGGCGCTCGATAATCTGCTTAATTACACGGCCAGCAATATAGGACTTAGCTTATATCTGCGCAATGATGCGATTTCGGAGGTGTTCTACAAGGACAGCGAGCAGAATTCCTTGTCTTCCATCAAGAGGTATGAGATTTATCATCTGAAGCGGATTGAGCAGGAGGACTGGTATACGGGCCTCAATCTCGCCAAGCAGCCTATGGGTTTCAGTCAGTGGCGCCAGATTACGCAGGATGAGGCGCATGGCAATATCTCGCTGCTGCAGCGGCTGGACGATATCCAGCGTCTGAAGGAAATTGGTCTGGTGCGGATCAATGTGCAGATCAGCGATCTGCTGAATTCAGTCGATTACCGCAAAATAGGCGAATACAGCATGCTCACGGTGCTCGGAGCCGATGGCCGCATGCTGCTGCAATCCTCGCCGGAGGCCGGAGCGGTAGAAGCCCAAGGCTCCTCTGCCCACTGGCTGCTGCTTACGGAACCGCTGGATGGACTCGGCTGGCAGCTCCAGGCGCATATCCCCAACAGCCTGTTCGATGCCAGTGCCAGCAAGGTGCGGCGGATGACCCTGCTGGTCTGCCTGGTAAGTGCGCTGGTGCTGAGTCTGCTGGGAATCCTGGTGTCGAGTTACTTCTCGCGACGGATTCAGAAGATTGTCGCTTCGCTGAATGCCTTCCGCGACGGCGACTTTCAGCGCCGGATCTCCTATAGTGGCAATGATGAATTGGCGCAGATTGCCGCTGCTTTTAACAGAATGGGCACCAATATTGAGGAATTGATCCACAGCAACTATGTAGCGAATCTCCAGAAGAAAGAAGCGGAGCTGGAGTCGCTGCAGGCCCAGATCAATCCGCATTTCCTCTATAATACACTCTCCTCGATCAGCCGTCTGGCCCAGTTCGGAGATACCGCCAAACTTCATACGCTGGTTCAGGAGCTGGCCAAGTTCTACCGGATTTCGCTCAACCGCGGAGAGATCCAGACCACGGTTGCCAAGGAAGTGGAGCATGCTCAGGCCTACATTGCCATTCAGGGCATCAAATACGGCAAACGGCTGAGCATTTATTATGACATCGACCCTGAGGCGCTGGAATATACGACGGTGAAGCTGATCCTTCAGCCGTTGATTGAAAATGCGCTGGAGCATGCCTGGTTCGGAGCGACAATTGCTATCCGGCTGGTTGTGGAGAAGCTGGACCACACTATTGTATTCAAGGTGATTGATAATGGCGTTGGGATGAACGGCGATACGATTACGCAGATTTTTGCTGCCGAAGGCCCGAAGATCGGCTACGGCATCCGCAATGTGGATTCCCGGATCAAGCTGCATGCCGGCCCAGGCTATGGTGTAGTCATCGGCAGCCGTCCCGGAATCGGCACGACCATGCAGATTACGATTCCTTGCCGGAAATGACGGAAGTTACATTGGGGGAAGGAAGAATAGCTGCAAATACAAGGATGGATACTTTGGCTGTATAGGAGAATGCAGAGCAATGAGTCAAATAGAAAATAGCATGTTCATCCGGCCAGGAGAGGTATGGCTGGATACCGGTGGCGAGCCGATCCAGGCCCATGGTGGTGGAATGCTGTATTATGAAGGCAGTTACTATTGGTACGGCGAGAACAAAAGCGCCGCTACCTGCAACGCTAGAACGGATGTGGTGGGTGTGTCCTGCTATTGC
This window encodes:
- a CDS encoding ABC transporter permease, with amino-acid sequence MVLPALVFIFIFSYLPMYGVLMAFQDYQLFGGFFNSPWVGTKHFAAFFSSPDFWTVMRNTIVISLLKLGIGFPAPILLALMLNEIRALLFKRIIQTVSYLPHFLSWVIVGGVVGSMLSTDNGSVNMLLLKLNLIHEPVSFLSVPEYFWGILVGTGIWKEMGFAAIVYLAAIAGIDPHLYEAAAIDGAGRFKQIQLITLPCIRPVIIIFMILAVGNILNAGFEDILILATNPVLRDVSDVIDTYVYRMGFLNNRYSYAAAAGLFKAIVSVGLLAAANRAARKMGSSLW
- a CDS encoding carbohydrate ABC transporter permease, whose translation is MMKLSAGDKVLQVFIYILMLLLGFVTLYPFWNSLVISLNSGADTALGGITFWPRSPTLDNYEVVFRDSRIGQAFLISALRTVSGTLLSVLFTAVLAYGLSRHELMGRKYYMVFCVVTMYFSGGLIPTFLLLREFGMMDTFWVLIIPGMISVYNMIIFRTFFLGLPAGLAESARIDGCNHIGVLIRIILPISGPVVATLSLFTAVYHWNEWFSASIYINNPNLIPIQTLLKQILNSNIVTDQLLQAIGTNAAAQDRLSLVQTVTSKSLIMATTMVATLPIVLVYPFLQKYFVKGVLIGSIKE
- a CDS encoding extracellular solute-binding protein, yielding MKRKRSTRLLPLVVLLCTALLAGCGGNNAAAPSTPEPTQAPAATEAATTAAPEENATAASKVKPVTFSYYSNYDWDTTEPWGEDSTTKWISDNLKVNMTAIQSSGAAETKLSTMIASGSLPDVMMMDRGANVERLRQNGLLVAFDEYLDKYPNLKNNAGEATLGMLRSEDGKLYQFPNWYTSSPNGNGGWIINKKIYKELGSPKLETFDDLYAYLLQVKEKYPDVVPLEIGAKARGLETMYGGWAENKPYLPKANPSGNALTSIFTDEVYIQNIQYASKLFREKLITQDVFTQTADQLSEKLNTGRVAVFVDGDVANPGAKANAMLQATDPEAGFDIIPPIHKAGLDPAKITPNNYNSLGWNVLVITKSAKDPEAIFSYLDWVTSDEGQRILNFGRQGLFWDEVDADGVPIPNDAALNTAQAEKSKEKIGRFNWVGNTTFIDQTKAKMDALLPIEKQNWTTLAQTKVTWKTSRNFTEFVNLDPLPDSEEGTIATTVNDIFLEVNAKALYAKNEEEVSKLLTKADEDAKRAGYEKLLTFQTERWKNNLSKLK
- a CDS encoding response regulator: MYKVLLVDDELLDLEGLERFMDWEGLGMEVCAAASSGFEALEVLNTQPVDIIVTDIKMPIMSGMELARRAYELRRQLKIVFVSGYEDFQYAKQAISMSASGYVLKPVDDKDMHKTLLEVKEALDRERQHSHLEQYFSDSEPLLRRELFHQLLDGMPDEERVLSLLQRIGMPWRSGRWYVALLEPDDLTWKLHGYGEGERAAIEKRLDSAIGQFCAEERIQACKLDRQHTALILEEEYDSARLRGLIRQAGNGIPLTVTIGVGPAVDSLGGLHLSFEGAREALGLKLFLGKSRLIAHTAAKGPITEQAKDLDSILQSLFLAMSTYRLVAVDDCNEELFVLVGNLETKLEIYQLFLHIVSKLDSYLHTLNEDFYMLLGLDRKHLNILYHFETIEDMKSWLRRRMFELSELLQHKRQGKKRKLVEEIEQYISRNLEHNVMLRDAANHFSFSPNHLGQIFYEETGIYFSDYVSLKRLERAKALLRDPKLKVYEAAHLAGYKNLSHFSKQFKENYGVSPGDYRRHL
- a CDS encoding cache domain-containing sensor histidine kinase is translated as MRRLGNVPFGYKLIIPYVVCLLLAVLSVGMFAYTHSVNSLKEKTRENIQGTLRQMRDNIRYRTDDIERISSMLYYNYGLQNALRRYEQGWYSYDTMTRTLMPALDNLLNYTASNIGLSLYLRNDAISEVFYKDSEQNSLSSIKRYEIYHLKRIEQEDWYTGLNLAKQPMGFSQWRQITQDEAHGNISLLQRLDDIQRLKEIGLVRINVQISDLLNSVDYRKIGEYSMLTVLGADGRMLLQSSPEAGAVEAQGSSAHWLLLTEPLDGLGWQLQAHIPNSLFDASASKVRRMTLLVCLVSALVLSLLGILVSSYFSRRIQKIVASLNAFRDGDFQRRISYSGNDELAQIAAAFNRMGTNIEELIHSNYVANLQKKEAELESLQAQINPHFLYNTLSSISRLAQFGDTAKLHTLVQELAKFYRISLNRGEIQTTVAKEVEHAQAYIAIQGIKYGKRLSIYYDIDPEALEYTTVKLILQPLIENALEHAWFGATIAIRLVVEKLDHTIVFKVIDNGVGMNGDTITQIFAAEGPKIGYGIRNVDSRIKLHAGPGYGVVIGSRPGIGTTMQITIPCRK